In the genome of Cervus elaphus chromosome 5, mCerEla1.1, whole genome shotgun sequence, the window TGATCCAAAGGATTTTAGAGATTTCcacttagaaaaatatattaatactttagCCCCTTCTCTGCTAACCTGCACCTCCACCTGAGTTAACTTCAGCCTATGCTCATGAAATTTAGCTACTTGCTTAATTAAAGCTGTCATATCTGAAAGGctctgaaagacaggaaagcatGCCACTTCTACACTAGCTTTTATGCTGAACCACTAGCTCTGCGTAActcagaaagggagggagggagagaggaagagaagaggtaaGAGACAAAGCTGTGAGTGCTAAAGACAAGAATACAGTGCAACGGTTCGCCAGAGGAGATGGGCTACCAAGAATAACTATTCACCAGCAAAAGGTAAAAATTTACTCCTCAGGAGGAACTGGTTTCTTGAGTATAAAATGCATCAAACAACAAAGACCAAGTAAACCTCCTGCTTCTTGGAATCAATACTTTTGGGTATCTATCTCATTACACCTATACAATTAATCAATGGTAAGAAACCCCAAGCCCCCTAAAGTAAAAACACATTTCTGTAAGAAAATTCATTCAAGTATTTTGATAGAGACCACTTATACTCAAATTTGTGGAGCCCACTTATTTTAGATAAtgataaacagaaagaaacagattagaatgtagatgaaaaaaaatattttaggttaATTCCTATGAATTCAGGTGGTGTTATTAAAGAAGTCAAAGTATGGTTTAGTAAATCAATCAGAACATTCAGTTATACAGTTTTAAGCTTACTCATTCCAAAATAGGTTTtctacaaaaaagagaaaacctaaCATTAAGTGCCAAAATCAGTACTTAATGGTAAAAGTACCATTCAACATCTATAACAATGTTACAATGCTGCTGCTTGTATTCAGCATTCCTACAAAGCTCTAAGAGGTCTGAAAGGGAGACCCTGTAGCAGATCTCTTCTTTCTACATTTTGCACATTATGTACCTCCAAAGCCAAGGCTGTCTTGTCGTAGGCATTAGGGACTCGCTTCTGGATTACCCTGGCATAAATGGGCCCATTCTGGAGGTTAGGGAGCGGAGTGTTGACGCTGGGTTGGGCATAGGGCCCAGGCTCCGGCCCACCCAGTGGCTGTGGGTGGGAACCCTCCTGGTTACCTCCAATCAGAGCCGATACTGAGGCGGAGGCAGGTCTATACTTCTCCACGTAAGGGACTGGAATCATCCCTCTCTTGCCTTCGCTGTCCTCCGCATTCCACCACTGCTCTTCAGGCTTATCCCGGATTCTCAGGATGTCTCCTTTCTTAAAGGGAAGATCTTCTTCATCATTCCCATTAAAGTCAAAGAGGGCTCGTACATACTCTGCCTCTTCCTGCCTGAGAATCACTCCACTACCCTGCCTGGATCTGGAAACTGGTTCTATCAACGTTGTAGTGTCCAAATAGTGTATTTTGTAGAATTCCAGTAAAGCAGGCAATGAATCAAATTCTTGATCTCCTATTCGGAGTCTGGAGGGACTCACCCCTGGAAAAAAAACAGAGCAGGGTATTATTGAAAGATATACTGGAGACGAAACGCAGATTTTAAGCATCTCCCCGCACATATTTAGTCAATATTTacccagaaagaaagagaaggaaaaaaaaataatctaaataacCCCTTCTCCTAACAGTAAACTAAAATCATAGTTTGTAGCTCAAATGTTCCCTGGGAAGAAAGTGAGCTATCACCACCTGCAGCAGAGAAGACAGAGGCTGTGATAGAGCAACCATGCCTGTCAGGACAAGCTCACATATTGGACCAAAGACAGAGCACCATGGAGACTTCTTGGTCATTCTCCCAAAACATTCTGTGGCTACTCCATTTACAGAGTACAAGGGTTCAAGGTCGTGTTAGTCCTCTTCTTTTCAACCTCAGGAAATGCAGCAAGCTGTTTTCATTGGTGCCGGCAGCTATCCCAACAAGAGGTGGGATATTTTATTCTCCATTTTTCACTACTACAAACAATGCTCTTACGAGTGCTTTCATTAATGAACACTTTTTTATTACCTCCTTAGGATAAACTCCTTAAAAtgcaattgctgggtcaaaggttTGGAACACTAAGGTTTATGTTGCCTGTCATCCAAAAAGTTTTATGATTTTACACTCGAACCAGTGGATTATGAGTTTCCATCTCCCCCATATCCTTGCCAAAACAGCAAGGATGTCTCTTCTTAAATATCATCTTTGACTGATGTTTTTCACGTTTATTGAATATTTGTACTTCTTTTGTGAAAATTAGTTTTTCGAGTTCTTTGTTAAAGAGAGGGCCTGAACTACCCTCACCACTCCTATTAAAACCAGTcaatcaaaacaaaaacctagACAATCCATCTAAAAACCCTTTGCTGTTAATGCTATGAAACAGGAACACTGCGGTAGCCCAGCTGTCTAAATTGCTTCGCCACTCTAAAAAAATGAGACCAAATTATTTTGTTCCAAGTTAGAAAACACTCTGTCCAGACAGACCAGAAAAACTACATTTAAAATTCTCTACTGGGGAGAGGAGAAGTGATAAACTTTGGAGGATAACCAAAAATCCCCAATACAGAATGTATATTGATGAGTGACTTCTCTTTCCACCCAGATGAAAGAAAGGCCGAGACACATTTAGTGGACAGATGCACATTTCTTACATTGCAAAGTCCATCTGTGGAATTCATGGCTATAAACTAAAACAAGTTAATAGCCCACAGTCAGTAATGTTGGCTGTCTCTCTGACTCAAGATGTTGAAATACATGCTTATACCCAGGATTGTCCATCTAAGGCAAATACTCCTCAGACACCAGCAGAATGCACCCCCAATAGTTCCAAGTGCAGAACTGGTGACTGGAGAGATGATTTTGGTTATGACCACACCAGAGCACAGTGGTGCTATATTCTGGAGTTTCTCTTCTCTAAAGCTGATGGGTAGTTATTCCTATTTCAGCCTGGTAAATAAGGAAGACACATGGCTACCTAATCTATCACCTCTAGGCTACAGTGATCCTTCAGGCCTGTGGAActatgtgaaagacagagtcagTGTGAGCTCCAAGAAGACCTACTTTGTACTGCCTGGTCAAGAAAGCCTAAAAGGCAGAGTGGTACGGAGAACCTTCGACACCTGCAGAGAACCTGGCTTAGAAAATGGTCCTGGTGACACCTGGGAAGAAAAGTTCCTTTCCTAGAATTTACCCAATGATACGCCAAGGTACAACTGCCAATATGGCTTTCACTAGTCACCCTTTAGTGTTaggtattattctttttttttttttttttttaggtattatTCTTAATGAACATAACTCTCAAGTAAGGAAAAGTTACATGAAAATCTGTCTCCAGGTTTGAGAAACTCACAGCATAGGTGGGCATACAAAGGCAAACACAGTGTGGCTGGTGAGCAAGAAGCATGTTTCAGGAAGACATTCTTTTTCTCCCCTGGCATTCACTTCCAATTGGGGATGTACTCTTACAAAAATCAGTGGCAACACACTATGTTCTAAGATAGAACAAAATTACGAAAAAAGAATAGCTCTTTCCATTCCTGAATGACTCTTTCCTTCTTTCGTTTTGCCACATTGGGAAGCTTGCaagatctcagttctctgacaaGGAAGTGAACCAAGATCCCAGCAGCgaaagcctggagtcttaaccactgcaccaccagagaactccctcTTTTCCTATTCTAATGACGTTATAATTATCCCATAGAGGAATACCTATTTTTGTGTACTGCTGCAGCAgttacatgttttatatatatatggggcaATCAAGCttcaggagaggagagggaaTAAAACATACATACTTAAGTTCCAGATAAGCCCAAACCTCACCACAGCTATGTGCTCCAGCTCCTTTTCCCTAGTTCATCTCTTTCCAACCACAAACAGCTAAAGGCAGGAAATAGAAGGGCGGGAAAGGAAGGAGACACAGTCAGTCAGTCTAGAGAACAGAACCAACGGCAGAGTTCTCATAGTTGGGACTTGGAAAACCTCACTGACTTGTTCTCCATCAAACCTGTGCTGGTTTCTAAATGTGCAGTTATGAACATAGTCAGAAATCAAAGTCAATGCAGTCAGAGCTATCTTTTAACCAAAAGAGTTGTACATGCTCAACTCATCACTTCCAAGCATGTCAGCCCTCAGGTTACAACAGTTTTTACAATACCATTCCCTGAGGGTTTTATGAAGAACACTCAAGAGCTCTGTGGGCTAAACAGGCCAAGTCACTTCTGGCACGGGCATCCCCACAGAGGCTCCATTATCAGTCTCTcaatctctcctttcctctttcctaaATTCCcattccctctcttctttctccactGCCTATGGTATTTATAGAGGTTCCTTGAATGCTCTTACCATCTATCCACTCCAAAGGACTAAAAAGGCCACTGACTTCCCTTTAAGAAAGTATCCTGAAGAAGGATATCAGCATGTGACTTTGCAGATTCAGACTTACAAAGTTTGAAGAATTCAGGCTCTAGTATTTCTAGCTATTTGAATTGTTATTTAACTTTTCACAGGGAtctatataataattatttctaataataataaaagttccTAAAAGTAGCTGGTATATTATAGATGCCCAATAAAAGGCAAATCAGCTTAATATACGCCACCCCCAAACCTCTCAACACCTCTGTAAATTTTCAATTCATCCCTAAACCCAGAGTCTGCTACACTGTTTCCCAAAGAAGATTCCACAGAATCTCAAGATGCTTCTCAAAAAGTTCTGTGGCCAGAATGGTTTGAAAAACCCACTATTCAATCCCTGCCTGTCTAGAGTCATAATTTCACATGAACATAGGAAAGGCTTAGAGAAGTCCGGCGATAAGTAAACGTACTTCCTTTTActacggattttttttttttgggggggcggggtCTAAAATCTTTAAGTAACTCACTAAAGAACTCCTCATAGAATCACTGAATATCTTTAACTCTGATATTAAAGAGTAAATCATGAGGACCAGGTCTGAGAACTACAAGGATGAGCCAAACAAATGAAATAGATGCTGGATGTTCAAAAAAGCAGCAGTGGATAAGAGGCGGTCCCCTAGGATCTCCAGAAGTGACCTGGCCCAGCACCACCTTGAACAGGCAGCACAATCATCACCCTAGcatctgtcccccacccccaaaatgaCACAAGTTTTACGTTCCCCTCACCCACTAGAGCCAACAGGTAGGAGGTTCTGGGTTGAGCGGGTAATGGAAGCCATCATCTTATTTCCACACACTGGACCCAAGGCTCCTTCGTACTTCTTGATGCACCCCCACCCAGCACTTACTCCTTCAGACATGCTGTGAGCCTCTCAAAGCTGAGAATTGTTTTCCATCTTGCTTCAATTTTTCCCTCTCCACCACATCTGTTAATATACCTAATGTTAGTTCCATTCCTAAGCATTTAGTATACTAAAACTCATTTAACCCTTGAAATAACCCTGTCAGTACTATTTCCCCTCtttcactgatgaggaaactgaggcaaagagaagTTAAAGAACTTGCCTAAAGTTATATAAGCAGTAAGCAGAAGGTAAGGAAGGTTCAAATCCAGACTTCAGAACACAAGCTTTTAACTATTCTCCCAACTCATATTTACTGTTTTATTGACTGTTTATTGGACAAGGTCCAGTAAAACCTCATGTTCAAGAGGTAAAAACTAGTGGATCAATCAGTGATTTGCAGAGTCTTCCCAAGAGGTACACCTGACGGAGTATGACCAGTAGGCTTGACCCAGCCCTGCCCTACGGCCCTGAGGCACAGTCAGGGGACATCCAGGCAACGGCAGCACTGGCAGCCTGTGGGAGCTAAACACAAGTTAAAAACAAGCTGACTGGAAAAGGTTGAGAATATCTGGTCTATTTTGTTCATACACGTCTAAAATGTATATGTAAGCCATTCCGTACAAATTCATCTTATGCATTATGTCCACAAAATACATTATATAATCCTAAACAAAAAGCTCATTTCCCATATTTAATCTACCAAATAAGGTTATTAAAAACCTCTTCATCACTGACTTTAGATAGCAAATGCATACTGCCTGAGCGCTAAAGCcagtttcttttcatcctttcctTTGGTCTTTATTTAGGCCATGCCAcactgcatgcaggatcttagttccccaatcagggatcaaatccacgccccctacagtggaagcgtggagtcttaaccactggacagccagggaagtccctcctttcaGTCTATAAACAGAACCTGGGGCACAGAACAGAGACAAAAGTGTTGAGGCTTCAAAGTGCACTGCTGGGATCTCAAAAGTAAACTGGCTTTGACAGAAAGGAGTGCAATGTAACAGTGTCAGCTCTCAGGTCACAATTCCCAGGTTCAATTCTGGCTCAGTcacttacaagctgtgtgactttggggcaCTTTACTGTATctctctcagtttcctcatctataaaatggaaatagtttAATAAGTGGAGATCATAGTACTTTGCTCACTGGATTGTTATAGACAATAAATGAGACAAGGCATATAATGTACTCagcaaagtgcctggcacagaataaccagtcaataaatgtcagctattaACATTGTATATGCCTTTCTAAAATTCAAGAAATTCTTCTGTGGTTTCAAAAGAAAAGAGCTtgatggagggagggggagaacaAAGATTAAGTAATCTTTATAAAGACAGCAACTGAATCAATTGTCCTATGCAGAAAATAGGGTACATGgcagaaacaaaaacaaccacaatgcCCATGAACTTTCCACACCCCAGCCACAAACTCTGGCAATCCTCAACTTCTCTCTTGGGCCAAAGATCTGAATTCATATCTGTTATGAAAAGGTGGAGCTCAATATTAAGGTAACAACTGAGATTAGTTATTAACACCAAGATGTGGGGAAAGCTCAAACAAagctgtgtgttagttgctcggtcatgtccaactgtttgtgacccatggattgtagcctgccaggctcctcagtccatgggattctccaggcaagaatacaggactgggctgccatttccttctcccggggatcttccccacccagggattgaacctgggttctcctgcattacaggcagattctttaccatctgagccaccagcgaagcccctgcTGCTATTTCCAAATTTTGCAACcaacaaaacacacaaaaggTTGAGAACTTGAGTTTCAGTGACTGTTTGCCATCATGTCACTGCACAGTAATGCAAAACCCCAGACATCATGAAGGTGGTAAAAAGTAGAACATATTTGGTTTAGAGTAAACACAGAAATATTCCCACCTCATGTTATAATGCTATTAAACCAAGcagactgagaaagacctagAATAATTTGTAAGCTTTATGATCCCTacgtttttctttttaattggtaTGTGTTAACAAGAGACTATCCCAATTCATTTCTGGTCAGAGAGAATAAACCTAAATTAGGACTCTCCTAAAAGAGCAAGtctgctacaatattgtaaagtaattagcctccaactaataaaaataaatggaaaaaaaaaaaaagagcaagtctGCAAAGGCTGGTTCAGGAGTCTCCTAATTCAGGTGAGAATGGCCTGAATCTAGTCTCACGTGATCAGGATGAAACTGCTTCCACCTGCAACAGCGAGGCAGCACTAAGACTCTCCGTATTGTTACACAGAGAGCAGTAACCTCAGAATTACTCTGTATACCACAAATCTCAAGTATCAAGTGCACAAATCCCCTTAACAACTCCAGTGGCCTGGGTGAATGTCAAGTCTCAACCTTTAGCAAGGAAGATCCAATGTAGATCATTTAAAGTCTCAAGAGAATCACTTCAGTGGGATCTGTTTCCAACATCTAGGAAGACTCAGGCCACAGCCCTCAACTTACTGAACAAGGAGAGGCCCTGGAGGACAAGACTGATAATGTTCGAGTCCAGGGAAAAATGAAGTTCCATTCACTTTCAGGGAAGGGACTGTTTCCACTGGCTTATTTCTGAATTACttcctgaaataaaaaaaaaaaatctttcctccaCTGATTGCTTTGAAAACTATAACCCCCTCATTGTGGAGAACAGTCTCTGGACGCTAAGATCTCTTGGACACAGTCAGCCGGGCATCAGCTTACTCAGGGCTGGTCACAGAGGCTTTTCTTCTATAACCAAGGCACTTAGCTCACCACCTTCATCCTCCGCGGGGGAAGAGGAAGGTAAAAGTATTTTGGAAAAAtgcccaagaaagaaaaaagctgacCGGTTTCCTGAGGGTGTCTCCATCCCTCTCGGCCAGTATGTGGTGACTTCCTACCAAAGGCCAC includes:
- the CRK gene encoding adapter molecule crk isoform X2, which gives rise to MAGNFDSEERSSWYWGRLSRQEAVALLQGQRHGVFLVRDSSTSPGDYVLSVSENSRVSHYIINSSGPRPPVPPSPAQPPPGVSPSRLRIGDQEFDSLPALLEFYKIHYLDTTTLIEPVSRSRQGSGVILRQEEAEYVRALFDFNGNDEEDLPFKKGDILRIRDKPEEQWWNAEDSEGKRGMIPVPYVEKYRPASASVSALIGGR
- the CRK gene encoding adapter molecule crk isoform X1, whose translation is MAGNFDSEERSSWYWGRLSRQEAVALLQGQRHGVFLVRDSSTSPGDYVLSVSENSRVSHYIINSSGPRPPVPPSPAQPPPGVSPSRLRIGDQEFDSLPALLEFYKIHYLDTTTLIEPVSRSRQGSGVILRQEEAEYVRALFDFNGNDEEDLPFKKGDILRIRDKPEEQWWNAEDSEGKRGMIPVPYVEKYRPASASVSALIGGNQEGSHPQPLGGPEPGPYAQPSVNTPLPNLQNGPIYARVIQKRVPNAYDKTALALEVGELVKVTKINVSGQWEGECNGKRGHFPFTHVRLLDQQNPDEDFS